One window of the Trifolium pratense cultivar HEN17-A07 linkage group LG2, ARS_RC_1.1, whole genome shotgun sequence genome contains the following:
- the LOC123905969 gene encoding dynamin-related protein 3A-like isoform X1 has protein sequence MADETVTSPPPPPPSSAPPVPLGSGVISLVNRLQDIFSRVGSQTAINLPQVAVVGSQSSGKSSVLEALVGRDFLPRGNEICTRRPLVLQLVRSSEQADEFGEFLHLAGKRFYDFSDIRREIQAETDRDAGDNKGVSDRQIRLKIVSPNVLDMTLVDLPGITKVPVGDQPSDIEARIRTMIMSYIKEPSCLILAVTPANSDLANSDALQMAGVADPDGNRTIGVITKLDIMDRGTDARNLLLGKVIPLRLGYVGVVNRSQEDIQMNRSIKDALVAEEKFFRSRPVYSGLADSCGIPQLAKKLNQILAQHIKALLPGLRAHISTNLVTVAKEHQSYGEITESKAGQGVLLLNILSKYCEGIYPYILVSFLLLSFSICELIFISFSLQSGTFPNSVTAISIFFLKTAFSSLVEGKNKEMSTSELSGGARIHYIFQSIFVRSLEEVDPCEGLTDDDIRTAIQNATGPRSALFIPEVPFEVLVRRQISRLLDPSLQCARFIHDELIKMSRYCMTLVTELQRFPLLRKRMDEVIGIFLLEGLKPSTNVIGHIIDMEMDYINTSHPNFIGGSKALDIAMQQSRSSRAALSVSRPKDVLESDKGSASERSVKSRAILARQANGVVADPGVRAVSDAEKVAASGNTGGSSWGISSIFGGGDKSAKENVASKQYAEPFHSVDSVEQSFSMIHLTEPPPILRPSDCNSDSETEAVEIMVTKLLLKSYYDIVRKNIEDIVPKTIMHFLVNNTKRGLHNNVIKKLYRDNLLEEMFQEPDEIALKRKRCIELLEAYRQASKDLEELPMEAETLERGYNLPERSGLPKIHGLPTSSMYSTSSSGEYYGASPKHPKSKRSSHSGELQSPFYANANSNGNGKQSFYPTLDT, from the exons ATGGCAGACGAAACCGTCacatctcctcctcctcctccaccttCCTCCGCTCCTCCTGTTCCTCTTGGTTCCGGCGTGATCTCTTTGGTTAACCGTCTTCAAGACATTTTCTCTCGCGTCGGAAGCCAAACTGCTATTAATCTACCACAAGTGGCGGTTGTTGGTAGTCAGAGTAGTGGTAAGTCTAGCGTACTTGAAGCTCTCGTCGGCCGTGACTTTCTCCCCCGTGGTAACGAAATCTGTACTCGCCGACCACTAGTTCTTCAGCTTGTTCGGAGTTCGGAACAGGCCGATGAATTCGGCGAGTTTCTTCATTTGGCTGGCAAGAGATTTTATGATTTTTCTGATATTCGTAGGGAAATTCAG GCTGAAACTGATAGGGATGCGGGAGACAATAAGGGTGTCTCAGACAGGCAGATTCGTTTGAAGATTGTTTCACCTAATGTTCTGGACATGACACTTGTAGATCTCCCAGGAATTACAAAGGTTCCTGTTGGTGACCAGCCTTCTGATATTGAAGCCCGGATCAGAACAATGATCATGTCATATATAAAAGAGCCGTCCTGTCTTATTCTAGCTGTCACACCGGCAAATTCAGATTTGGCTAATTCAGATGCTCTTCAGATGGCAGGGGTGGCTGATCCTGATG GTAATAGAACGATCGGTGTAATCACAAAG TTGGATATCATGGACAGAGGTACTGATGCCCGGAATCTATTACTAGGAAAAGTTATTCCCCTCCGACTTGGCTATGTTGGCGTTGTAAATCGTAGTCAGGAG GATATTCAAATGAACAGGAGTATAAAGGATGCTCTTGTTGCCGAAGAGAAATTTTTCCGCAGTCGTCCT GTATACAGCGGTCTAGCAGATAGTTGTGGCATACCTCAACTAGCAAAGAAGTTAAACCAG ATTCTAGCACAGCATATCAAAGCTTTGCTACCTGGGCTGAGAGCACATATAAGCACTAATTTAGTTACTGTTGCAAAGGAGCATCAAAGCTATGGAGAAATCACTGAGTCCAAG GCTGGTCAGGGTGTTCTTCTCCTGAATATTCTTTCAAAATATTGTGAAGGTATCTATCCCTACATTCTGGTTTCATTTCTCTTACTCAGCTTTTCCATTTGTGAActcatttttatttccttttccCTACAATCTGGTACCTTTCCTAATTCAGTAACTGCTATCTCTATTTTCTTTCTGAAAACAGCATTCTCCTCCCTGGTTGAGGGAAAGAATAAGGAGATGTCTACATCCGAGTTATCTGGTGGGGCACgaattcattatatttttcaatcCATCTTTGTCAGGAGTTTAGAG GAGGTAGATCCATGTGAAGGCTTGACTGATGACGATATTCGGACTGCCATACAAAATGCAACTGGGCCAAGATCAGCATTGTTTATACCAGAA GTACCATTTGAAGTCCTTGTGCGAAGGCAAATATCTCGCCTATTGGATCCAAGTCTTCAGTGTGCCAGGTTTATACATGATGAATTAATAAAG ATGAGCCGTTATTGTATGACACTGGTGACTGAACTGCAGCGGTTCCCTCTCTTACGAAAGCGCATGGATGAAGTTATAGGAATCTTTTTACTGGAAGGCCTTAAACCATCAACAAACGTGATTGGTCACATCATAGATATGGAG ATGGACTACATAAATACTTCACACCCAAATTTTATTGGTGGAAGTAAGGCATTAGATATTGCAATGCAACAGTCGAGATCTTCTAGGGCTGCCTTGTCAGTTTCTAGGCCAAAG GATGTTCTGGAATCTGATAAGGGATCTGCCTCCGAAAGAAGTGTGAAGTCTCGGGCTATTCTTGCAAGACAAGCTAATGGAGTAGTTGCTGATCCG gGTGTCCGCGCTGTATCAGACGCTGAAAAAGTTGCAGCTTCTG GAAACACTGGTGGATCAAGTTGGGGTATCTCTTCCATTTTTGGTGGAGGTGATAAGTCTGCGAAGGAGAATGTAGCTAGTAAACAATATGCTGAACCATTTCATAGCGTGGATTCTGTGGAGCAATCATTCTCTATGATCCATTTGACAGAG CCACCTCCTATCTTGAGGCCATCTGATTGTAATTCAGACTCAGAGACGGAAGCTGTTGAAATTATGGTAACAAAGCTGCTTTTGAAATCATACTATGACATCGTCAGGAAGAACATTGAGGATATTGTCCCCAAAACAATTATGCACTTCTTG GTAAACAACACCAAGAGAGGGCTACACAATAATGTAATCAAAAAGCTATATAG AGATAACCTGCTTGAAGAAATGTTCCAAGAACCTGATGAGATTGCCTTGAAAAGAAAGCGTTGTATAGAACTTCTCGAAGCTTATCGGCAAGCATCTAAG GATTTGGAGGAGCTGCCAATGGAAGCTGAAACACTTGAAAGAGGATACAATTTACCTGAAAGAAGTGGTCTGCCTAAAATTCATGGACTACCAACATCGTCGATGTATTCAACAAGCAGTTCTGGAGAATATTATGGAGCTTCTCCTAAGCACCCTAAGTCAAAAAGGTCTTCTCATTCGGGGGAACTTCAATCGCCATTTTATGCTAATGCAAATTCCAATGGAAATGGAAAACAAAGTTTTTATCCCACGCTCGATACATAA
- the LOC123905969 gene encoding dynamin-related protein 3A-like isoform X3, which produces MADETVTSPPPPPPSSAPPVPLGSGVISLVNRLQDIFSRVGSQTAINLPQVAVVGSQSSGKSSVLEALVGRDFLPRGNEICTRRPLVLQLVRSSEQADEFGEFLHLAGKRFYDFSDIRREIQAETDRDAGDNKGVSDRQIRLKIVSPNVLDMTLVDLPGITKVPVGDQPSDIEARIRTMIMSYIKEPSCLILAVTPANSDLANSDALQMAGVADPDGNRTIGVITKLDIMDRGTDARNLLLGKVIPLRLGYVGVVNRSQEDIQMNRSIKDALVAEEKFFRSRPVYSGLADSCGIPQLAKKLNQILAQHIKALLPGLRAHISTNLVTVAKEHQSYGEITESKAGQGVLLLNILSKYCEAFSSLVEGKNKEMSTSELSGGARIHYIFQSIFVRSLEEVDPCEGLTDDDIRTAIQNATGPRSALFIPEVPFEVLVRRQISRLLDPSLQCARFIHDELIKMSRYCMTLVTELQRFPLLRKRMDEVIGIFLLEGLKPSTNVIGHIIDMEMDYINTSHPNFIGGSKALDIAMQQSRSSRAALSVSRPKDVLESDKGSASERSVKSRAILARQANGVVADPGVRAVSDAEKVAASGNTGGSSWGISSIFGGGDKSAKENVASKQYAEPFHSVDSVEQSFSMIHLTEPPPILRPSDCNSDSETEAVEIMVTKLLLKSYYDIVRKNIEDIVPKTIMHFLVNNTKRGLHNNVIKKLYRDNLLEEMFQEPDEIALKRKRCIELLEAYRQASKDLEELPMEAETLERGYNLPERSGLPKIHGLPTSSMYSTSSSGEYYGASPKHPKSKRSSHSGELQSPFYANANSNGNGKQSFYPTLDT; this is translated from the exons ATGGCAGACGAAACCGTCacatctcctcctcctcctccaccttCCTCCGCTCCTCCTGTTCCTCTTGGTTCCGGCGTGATCTCTTTGGTTAACCGTCTTCAAGACATTTTCTCTCGCGTCGGAAGCCAAACTGCTATTAATCTACCACAAGTGGCGGTTGTTGGTAGTCAGAGTAGTGGTAAGTCTAGCGTACTTGAAGCTCTCGTCGGCCGTGACTTTCTCCCCCGTGGTAACGAAATCTGTACTCGCCGACCACTAGTTCTTCAGCTTGTTCGGAGTTCGGAACAGGCCGATGAATTCGGCGAGTTTCTTCATTTGGCTGGCAAGAGATTTTATGATTTTTCTGATATTCGTAGGGAAATTCAG GCTGAAACTGATAGGGATGCGGGAGACAATAAGGGTGTCTCAGACAGGCAGATTCGTTTGAAGATTGTTTCACCTAATGTTCTGGACATGACACTTGTAGATCTCCCAGGAATTACAAAGGTTCCTGTTGGTGACCAGCCTTCTGATATTGAAGCCCGGATCAGAACAATGATCATGTCATATATAAAAGAGCCGTCCTGTCTTATTCTAGCTGTCACACCGGCAAATTCAGATTTGGCTAATTCAGATGCTCTTCAGATGGCAGGGGTGGCTGATCCTGATG GTAATAGAACGATCGGTGTAATCACAAAG TTGGATATCATGGACAGAGGTACTGATGCCCGGAATCTATTACTAGGAAAAGTTATTCCCCTCCGACTTGGCTATGTTGGCGTTGTAAATCGTAGTCAGGAG GATATTCAAATGAACAGGAGTATAAAGGATGCTCTTGTTGCCGAAGAGAAATTTTTCCGCAGTCGTCCT GTATACAGCGGTCTAGCAGATAGTTGTGGCATACCTCAACTAGCAAAGAAGTTAAACCAG ATTCTAGCACAGCATATCAAAGCTTTGCTACCTGGGCTGAGAGCACATATAAGCACTAATTTAGTTACTGTTGCAAAGGAGCATCAAAGCTATGGAGAAATCACTGAGTCCAAG GCTGGTCAGGGTGTTCTTCTCCTGAATATTCTTTCAAAATATTGTGAAG CATTCTCCTCCCTGGTTGAGGGAAAGAATAAGGAGATGTCTACATCCGAGTTATCTGGTGGGGCACgaattcattatatttttcaatcCATCTTTGTCAGGAGTTTAGAG GAGGTAGATCCATGTGAAGGCTTGACTGATGACGATATTCGGACTGCCATACAAAATGCAACTGGGCCAAGATCAGCATTGTTTATACCAGAA GTACCATTTGAAGTCCTTGTGCGAAGGCAAATATCTCGCCTATTGGATCCAAGTCTTCAGTGTGCCAGGTTTATACATGATGAATTAATAAAG ATGAGCCGTTATTGTATGACACTGGTGACTGAACTGCAGCGGTTCCCTCTCTTACGAAAGCGCATGGATGAAGTTATAGGAATCTTTTTACTGGAAGGCCTTAAACCATCAACAAACGTGATTGGTCACATCATAGATATGGAG ATGGACTACATAAATACTTCACACCCAAATTTTATTGGTGGAAGTAAGGCATTAGATATTGCAATGCAACAGTCGAGATCTTCTAGGGCTGCCTTGTCAGTTTCTAGGCCAAAG GATGTTCTGGAATCTGATAAGGGATCTGCCTCCGAAAGAAGTGTGAAGTCTCGGGCTATTCTTGCAAGACAAGCTAATGGAGTAGTTGCTGATCCG gGTGTCCGCGCTGTATCAGACGCTGAAAAAGTTGCAGCTTCTG GAAACACTGGTGGATCAAGTTGGGGTATCTCTTCCATTTTTGGTGGAGGTGATAAGTCTGCGAAGGAGAATGTAGCTAGTAAACAATATGCTGAACCATTTCATAGCGTGGATTCTGTGGAGCAATCATTCTCTATGATCCATTTGACAGAG CCACCTCCTATCTTGAGGCCATCTGATTGTAATTCAGACTCAGAGACGGAAGCTGTTGAAATTATGGTAACAAAGCTGCTTTTGAAATCATACTATGACATCGTCAGGAAGAACATTGAGGATATTGTCCCCAAAACAATTATGCACTTCTTG GTAAACAACACCAAGAGAGGGCTACACAATAATGTAATCAAAAAGCTATATAG AGATAACCTGCTTGAAGAAATGTTCCAAGAACCTGATGAGATTGCCTTGAAAAGAAAGCGTTGTATAGAACTTCTCGAAGCTTATCGGCAAGCATCTAAG GATTTGGAGGAGCTGCCAATGGAAGCTGAAACACTTGAAAGAGGATACAATTTACCTGAAAGAAGTGGTCTGCCTAAAATTCATGGACTACCAACATCGTCGATGTATTCAACAAGCAGTTCTGGAGAATATTATGGAGCTTCTCCTAAGCACCCTAAGTCAAAAAGGTCTTCTCATTCGGGGGAACTTCAATCGCCATTTTATGCTAATGCAAATTCCAATGGAAATGGAAAACAAAGTTTTTATCCCACGCTCGATACATAA
- the LOC123903728 gene encoding putative wall-associated receptor kinase-like 16 gives MPMVVYSKQLLMVVITVFLVKAATQQLLSLPNCPTKCGSVTIPFPFGITKDCSLDNTFLINCNKTSSTSTSTHVPSLPQNNQSVLNISLDGELHVAWPVASDCYAEKSEPVNQTYWGINMTHFPISSTRNKLIAVGCDTVAFLATFDSGGNNYSTGCVALCSRLSDIMANESCTGTGCCEISIPKGHVFTKLSYSSGGLFNNHSAVHDFNPCGYAFLVENGAYSFESTDLLKLEKEEFPVLLNWAVGNLTCQQAQKDLSNYACKDNTSTCYDATERPGYLCRCFHGYQGNPYLIHGCQDINECIEYNDCVEGATCINLPGSYHCLCPAEYEGNGKMNGTRCSPKSNTKSRKEIILIIALSLSISLVALLVGSFYAYLVMKKRKLIKLKEQFFQQNGGLHLQQQLVRHGGSTETARVFTVEELNKATNNFDERKILGQGGQGTVYKGVLQDKRIVAIKKSKISDPNQIEPFINEVIVLSQINHRNVVKLLGCCLETEVPLLVYEFIPNGTVHDHLHGQNQTLKLTWKTRLRIAKETAGVLAYLHSTASTPIIHRDVKSTNILLDRNLTAKVSDFGASRIVPLDHSQITTLVQGTLGYLDPEYFHTSHLTEKSDVYSFGVVLAELLTGKQALSFNRPEEDRNLAVYFVSSMKEGWLHHILDTNIDEANIEQLKEVAHIAERCLRVNSDERPTMKEVAMELEGILVIEEHSWGSGNLSSEETDNLLRTVPSINGEDGVYGSGTNCSDSYSTNQMSMSTIGGR, from the exons ATGCCCATGGTTGTGTACTCAAAACAGCTGCTGATGGTGGTTATTACAGTCTTTTTGGTAAAAGCAGCAACTCAGCAGCTACTATCTCTGCCAAACTGTCCAACAAAGTGTGGCTCTGTCACCATTCCCTTCCCATTTGGAATCACCAAGGATTGTTCCTTGGACAACACTTTTCTCATCAATTGCAACAAAacatcttcaacttcaacctCCACACATGTACCTTCCTTGCCACAGAATAATCAAAGTGTATTAAACATCTCACTGGACGGTGAACTGCACGTTGCATGGCCAGTAGCCAGTGATTGCTATGCTGAAAAGAGCGAACctgtgaaccaaacatattgGGGTATCAACATGACGCATTTTCCCATCTCATCGACTCGAAACAAGTTAATTGCAGTTGGTTGTGACACGGTTGCATTCCTCGCAACATTTGATTCTGGGGGAAACAACTACAGCACAGGATGTGTGGCTTTGTGTAGCAGGCTTAGTGATATAATGGCCAATGAATCTTGCACCGGCACTGGTTGTTGTGAGATTTCAATACCCAAAGGTCATGTGTTCACAAAATTATCCTATTCTTCTGGTGGTTTATTCAACAATCACTCAGCTGTACATGACTTCAATCCATGTGGTTATGCTTTTTTGGTTGAAAATGGAGCCTACAGCTTCGAATCCACAGACCTTCTCAAGTTGGAGAAGGAGGAGTTTCCAGTGTTGTTGAACTGGGCAGTAGGGAACCTAACATGCCAGCAAGCTCAGAAGGATCTTTCAAATTATGCCTGTAAGGACAACACAAGTACATGTTACGATGCAACCGAGAGACCTGGTTACCTTTGCAGATGCTTTCATGGATATCAGGGAAATCCTTACCTCATTCATGGTTGCCAAG ATATTAATGAATGCATTGAGTACAATGACTGTGTTGAGGGGGCAACGTGCATCAATCTTCCTGGAAGCTACCATTGTTTATGTCCAGCGGAATATGAGGGAAACGGGAAGATGAATGGAACAAGATGCAGTCCAAAATCGAACACCAAATCAAGGAAAGAGATCATATTGATCATTGCATTGA GTCTCAGCATAAGCCTCGTTGCACTACTGGTCGGAAGCTTTTATGCTTATTTGGTAATGAAGAAAAGGAAGCTCATTAAACTTAAAGAacaattttttcaacaaaatggTGGCTTACACTTGCAACAACAACTAGTGAGGCATGGAGGGTCAACTGAAACAGCTAGAGTCTTCACTGTTGAGGAGCTAAACAAAGCAACCAACAACTTCGACGAAAGAAAGATCCTAGGCCAAGGTGGTCAGGGAACAGTTTACAAAGGAGTTTTACAAGATAAAAGAATTGTAGCAATAAAGAAGTCCAAAATCAGTGACCCAAACCAAATTGAGCCGTTCATCAATGAAGTGATAGTGCTTTCCCAAATCAACCATAGAAATGTGGTAAAGCTCTTGGGTTGTTGTTTAGAAACAGAAGTTCCCTTGCTTGTTTATGAATTCATTCCCAATGGAACAGTTCATGATCATCTTCATGGTCAAAACCAAACTTTAAAGCTTACATGGAAAACAAGACTAAGAATAGCAAAAGAAACTGCTGGAGTCCTAGCATACTTGCATTCTACTGCTTCTACACCAATCATACATAGAGATGTGAAATCTACAAATATACTTCTAGATCGCAATCTCACCGCAAAGGTTTCTGACTTTGGAGCTTCTAGGATTGTTCCTCTTGATCACAGTCAGATAACCACTCTAGTGCAGGGAACATTGGGGTATCTTGACCCAGAATATTTCCACACAAGCCACTTAACAGAGAAGAGTGACGTCTATAGCTTTGGGGTTGTCCTCGCAGAGCTACTTACGGGAAAGCAGGCACTGTCTTTTAACAGGCCAGAGGAAGATAGAAACCTTGCAGTGTACTTTGTTTCTTCAATGAAAGAGGGTTGGTTACATCATattttggacacaaatataGATGAGGCGAATATTGAGCAACTAAAGGAAGTAGCCCATATTGCAGAAAGGTGTTTAAGGGTGAATAGTGACGAAAGACCTACCATGAAAGAAGTGGCAATGGAACTAGAGGGAATATTAGTGATTGAAGAGCACAGTTGGGGAAGTGGCAATTTATCTTCAGAAGAGACTGATAACTTGCTAAGAACAGTGCCGTCCATCAACGGTGAAGACGGAGTCTA
- the LOC123905969 gene encoding dynamin-related protein 3A-like isoform X2 → MADETVTSPPPPPPSSAPPVPLGSGVISLVNRLQDIFSRVGSQTAINLPQVAVVGSQSSGKSSVLEALVGRDFLPRGNEICTRRPLVLQLVRSSEQADEFGEFLHLAGKRFYDFSDIRREIQAETDRDAGDNKGVSDRQIRLKIVSPNVLDMTLVDLPGITKVPVGDQPSDIEARIRTMIMSYIKEPSCLILAVTPANSDLANSDALQMAGVADPDGNRTIGVITKLDIMDRGTDARNLLLGKVIPLRLGYVGVVNRSQEDIQMNRSIKDALVAEEKFFRSRPVYSGLADSCGIPQLAKKLNQILAQHIKALLPGLRAHISTNLVTVAKEHQSYGEITESKAGQGVLLLNILSKYCEAFSSLVEGKNKEMSTSELSGGARIHYIFQSIFVRSLEEVDPCEGLTDDDIRTAIQNATGPRSALFIPEVPFEVLVRRQISRLLDPSLQCARFIHDELIKVGHNFKFFHFYCLTSPSMLLIEFPYLQMSRYCMTLVTELQRFPLLRKRMDEVIGIFLLEGLKPSTNVIGHIIDMEMDYINTSHPNFIGGSKALDIAMQQSRSSRAALSVSRPKDVLESDKGSASERSVKSRAILARQANGVVADPGVRAVSDAEKVAASGNTGGSSWGISSIFGGGDKSAKENVASKQYAEPFHSVDSVEQSFSMIHLTEPPPILRPSDCNSDSETEAVEIMVTKLLLKSYYDIVRKNIEDIVPKTIMHFLVNNTKRGLHNNVIKKLYRDNLLEEMFQEPDEIALKRKRCIELLEAYRQASKDLEELPMEAETLERGYNLPERSGLPKIHGLPTSSMYSTSSSGEYYGASPKHPKSKRSSHSGELQSPFYANANSNGNGKQSFYPTLDT, encoded by the exons ATGGCAGACGAAACCGTCacatctcctcctcctcctccaccttCCTCCGCTCCTCCTGTTCCTCTTGGTTCCGGCGTGATCTCTTTGGTTAACCGTCTTCAAGACATTTTCTCTCGCGTCGGAAGCCAAACTGCTATTAATCTACCACAAGTGGCGGTTGTTGGTAGTCAGAGTAGTGGTAAGTCTAGCGTACTTGAAGCTCTCGTCGGCCGTGACTTTCTCCCCCGTGGTAACGAAATCTGTACTCGCCGACCACTAGTTCTTCAGCTTGTTCGGAGTTCGGAACAGGCCGATGAATTCGGCGAGTTTCTTCATTTGGCTGGCAAGAGATTTTATGATTTTTCTGATATTCGTAGGGAAATTCAG GCTGAAACTGATAGGGATGCGGGAGACAATAAGGGTGTCTCAGACAGGCAGATTCGTTTGAAGATTGTTTCACCTAATGTTCTGGACATGACACTTGTAGATCTCCCAGGAATTACAAAGGTTCCTGTTGGTGACCAGCCTTCTGATATTGAAGCCCGGATCAGAACAATGATCATGTCATATATAAAAGAGCCGTCCTGTCTTATTCTAGCTGTCACACCGGCAAATTCAGATTTGGCTAATTCAGATGCTCTTCAGATGGCAGGGGTGGCTGATCCTGATG GTAATAGAACGATCGGTGTAATCACAAAG TTGGATATCATGGACAGAGGTACTGATGCCCGGAATCTATTACTAGGAAAAGTTATTCCCCTCCGACTTGGCTATGTTGGCGTTGTAAATCGTAGTCAGGAG GATATTCAAATGAACAGGAGTATAAAGGATGCTCTTGTTGCCGAAGAGAAATTTTTCCGCAGTCGTCCT GTATACAGCGGTCTAGCAGATAGTTGTGGCATACCTCAACTAGCAAAGAAGTTAAACCAG ATTCTAGCACAGCATATCAAAGCTTTGCTACCTGGGCTGAGAGCACATATAAGCACTAATTTAGTTACTGTTGCAAAGGAGCATCAAAGCTATGGAGAAATCACTGAGTCCAAG GCTGGTCAGGGTGTTCTTCTCCTGAATATTCTTTCAAAATATTGTGAAG CATTCTCCTCCCTGGTTGAGGGAAAGAATAAGGAGATGTCTACATCCGAGTTATCTGGTGGGGCACgaattcattatatttttcaatcCATCTTTGTCAGGAGTTTAGAG GAGGTAGATCCATGTGAAGGCTTGACTGATGACGATATTCGGACTGCCATACAAAATGCAACTGGGCCAAGATCAGCATTGTTTATACCAGAA GTACCATTTGAAGTCCTTGTGCGAAGGCAAATATCTCGCCTATTGGATCCAAGTCTTCAGTGTGCCAGGTTTATACATGATGAATTAATAAAGGTAGGGCACAACTTTAAATTTTTCCATTTCTACTGTCTCACCTCACCAAGTATGCTCCTAATTGAATTTCCTTATCTTCAGATGAGCCGTTATTGTATGACACTGGTGACTGAACTGCAGCGGTTCCCTCTCTTACGAAAGCGCATGGATGAAGTTATAGGAATCTTTTTACTGGAAGGCCTTAAACCATCAACAAACGTGATTGGTCACATCATAGATATGGAG ATGGACTACATAAATACTTCACACCCAAATTTTATTGGTGGAAGTAAGGCATTAGATATTGCAATGCAACAGTCGAGATCTTCTAGGGCTGCCTTGTCAGTTTCTAGGCCAAAG GATGTTCTGGAATCTGATAAGGGATCTGCCTCCGAAAGAAGTGTGAAGTCTCGGGCTATTCTTGCAAGACAAGCTAATGGAGTAGTTGCTGATCCG gGTGTCCGCGCTGTATCAGACGCTGAAAAAGTTGCAGCTTCTG GAAACACTGGTGGATCAAGTTGGGGTATCTCTTCCATTTTTGGTGGAGGTGATAAGTCTGCGAAGGAGAATGTAGCTAGTAAACAATATGCTGAACCATTTCATAGCGTGGATTCTGTGGAGCAATCATTCTCTATGATCCATTTGACAGAG CCACCTCCTATCTTGAGGCCATCTGATTGTAATTCAGACTCAGAGACGGAAGCTGTTGAAATTATGGTAACAAAGCTGCTTTTGAAATCATACTATGACATCGTCAGGAAGAACATTGAGGATATTGTCCCCAAAACAATTATGCACTTCTTG GTAAACAACACCAAGAGAGGGCTACACAATAATGTAATCAAAAAGCTATATAG AGATAACCTGCTTGAAGAAATGTTCCAAGAACCTGATGAGATTGCCTTGAAAAGAAAGCGTTGTATAGAACTTCTCGAAGCTTATCGGCAAGCATCTAAG GATTTGGAGGAGCTGCCAATGGAAGCTGAAACACTTGAAAGAGGATACAATTTACCTGAAAGAAGTGGTCTGCCTAAAATTCATGGACTACCAACATCGTCGATGTATTCAACAAGCAGTTCTGGAGAATATTATGGAGCTTCTCCTAAGCACCCTAAGTCAAAAAGGTCTTCTCATTCGGGGGAACTTCAATCGCCATTTTATGCTAATGCAAATTCCAATGGAAATGGAAAACAAAGTTTTTATCCCACGCTCGATACATAA